A stretch of the Panthera uncia isolate 11264 chromosome D1, Puncia_PCG_1.0, whole genome shotgun sequence genome encodes the following:
- the PSMA1 gene encoding proteasome subunit alpha type-1: MFRNQYDNDVTVWSPQGRIHQIEYAMEAVKQGSATVGLKSKTHAVLVALKRAQSELAAHQKKILHVDNHIGISIAGLTADARLLCNFMRQECLDSRFVFDRPLPVSRLVSLIGSKTQIPTQRYGRRPYGVGLLIAGYDDMGPHIFQTCPSANYFDCRAMSIGARSQSARTYLERHMSGFMECNLNELVKHGLRALRETLPAEQDLTTKNVSIGIVGKDLEFTIYDDDDVSPFLEGLEERPQRKAQPAQPADEPAEKADEPMEH; this comes from the exons ATG tttcgCAACCAGTATGACAATGATGTCACTGTATGGAGCCCTCAG GGCAGGATTCATCAAATTGAATATGCAATGGAAGCTGTTAAACAAGGTTCAGCCACAGTTGGTCTGAAGTCAAAAACCCATGCAGTGCTGGTTGCATTGAAG AGAGCACAGTCAGAGCTTGCagctcatcagaaaaaaattctccatGTTGACAACCATATTGGTATCTCGATTGCGGGACTTACTGCTGATGCTAGACTGTTATG taattttatgcGCCAGGAGTGTTTGGATTCCAGATTTGTATTTGACAGACCTCTTCCTGTGTCTCGTCTTGTATCTCTAATTGGAAGCA AGACCCAGATACCAACGCAACGATATGGCCGGAGACCATATGGTGTTGGACTGCTTATTGCTGGTTATGAT gATATGGGCCCTCACATTTTCCAGACCTGTCCCTCTGCTAACTATTTTGACTGTAGAGCTATGTCCATTGGAGCACGTTCTCAATCTGCTCGTACTTACTTGGAGAGACATATGTCTGGGTTTATGGAgt GCAATTTGAATGAACTGGTTAAACATGGTCTGCGTGCCTTACGAGAGACACTTCCTGCAGAACAGGACCTAACTACAAAG aatGTTTCCATTGGAATTGTTGGTAAAGACTTGGAGTTTACgatttatgatgatgatgatgtatcTCCATTCCTGGAAGGTCTTGAAGAAAGACCACAGAGAAAGGCACAG CCTGCTCAACCTGCTGATGAACCTGCAGAAAAGGCTGATGAACCAATGGAACATTAA